One part of the Arachidicoccus terrestris genome encodes these proteins:
- the rhaT gene encoding L-rhamnose/proton symporter RhaT, giving the protein MQLILGIIYHFLGGFASGSFYIPYKKVKGWAWESLWIAGGIFSWLIIPFLAAWLTIPDFTAIISHADAHTITITYIFGVLWGIGGLTYGLGVRYLGVALGSTIILGLCSVFGSLIPSVYYNFYPAEGHDSFTDLLHNTWGQTVLLGILICVVGIIVCGKAGMLKDKDLQKDTELKKKEEYKIGLGLTVAIISGILSACFAFGIDAGKSMANEANDIWKLTHTGQGEFLFQNNVTYIIILLGGLTTNFIWCMMLNARNRTFGDYTNKKTPLIKNYLFCALAGTTWFLQFFFYGMGESRMGNGPSSWILHMAFIILVANLWGLALKEWKGVQKRTYAAILAGIALIIISVLVVGYGNSLK; this is encoded by the coding sequence ATGCAGTTAATACTTGGGATCATTTATCATTTCTTGGGAGGATTTGCTTCAGGAAGCTTTTATATTCCCTATAAGAAAGTAAAGGGCTGGGCCTGGGAATCCTTATGGATTGCTGGCGGTATATTCTCCTGGCTGATCATTCCCTTTCTGGCTGCCTGGCTGACCATCCCGGATTTTACTGCAATAATCAGCCATGCGGACGCCCATACTATTACCATTACCTATATATTTGGCGTACTTTGGGGAATAGGTGGCCTGACCTATGGACTGGGCGTACGGTATTTAGGAGTCGCATTAGGCAGCACGATTATTCTGGGGCTCTGCTCAGTGTTTGGATCCCTGATCCCTTCCGTATACTATAATTTTTACCCAGCCGAAGGGCATGATTCTTTTACAGATTTATTGCATAATACCTGGGGACAGACCGTACTGCTGGGTATTCTGATTTGTGTTGTGGGTATCATTGTATGTGGCAAGGCGGGCATGCTGAAAGATAAAGATCTGCAAAAAGACACTGAATTAAAGAAAAAGGAAGAGTATAAGATTGGCCTTGGCCTGACTGTCGCTATTATCTCCGGTATATTAAGCGCCTGCTTCGCTTTCGGCATTGATGCAGGAAAATCCATGGCTAATGAGGCCAACGATATATGGAAACTGACTCATACAGGTCAGGGAGAGTTTCTGTTTCAGAATAATGTCACCTACATTATTATATTATTGGGGGGACTGACCACTAATTTTATCTGGTGTATGATGCTGAACGCCCGCAACAGAACCTTTGGCGATTATACCAATAAGAAAACCCCTTTGATCAAGAACTATTTATTCTGTGCACTTGCCGGAACGACCTGGTTCTTACAGTTCTTTTTTTATGGAATGGGGGAAAGCAGGATGGGTAATGGGCCAAGCTCCTGGATTCTGCATATGGCCTTTATCATCCTCGTCGCCAATTTGTGGGGCCTGGCTCTCAAAGAATGGAAAGGCGTGCAAAAGAGAACCTATGCCGCTATTTTGGCAGGGATTGCCCTGATTATTATATCAGTTCTCGTCGTTGGTTACGGAAATTCATTAAAATAA
- a CDS encoding FGGY-family carbohydrate kinase, translating into MDKIPVIALFDIGKTNKKIFLFDEHYRIVFEKSECLPESVDEDGFPCEDVNKLRDFVVSGLDELLRKRKFMIRAVNISSYGASLVYIDDKGNPIAPLYNYLKPFPKALEGQFYDTYGGCEKVALKTASPCSGSLNSGLQLYRIKYEQPALFENIHYALHLPQYLSSLITGKFYSDITSLGCHTQLWDLAKEDYHQWVYAEGLDKKLAPLFPSDEIVQPDTAKYSVSAGVGLHDSSAALIPYLSNFSEPFVLISTGTWCISLNPFNDSPLTEKEIQQNCLCYISYKGTAVKASRLFAGYEHEQQSGRIAEHFHIDIDALRNAEYNRAIINKLNTSTVFETESFAEVPLEKFEDGIEAYHALMMFIVSEQFNSTSIILQRGVTKKIFVDGGFGRNTIYMNLLAAVFPEIEVYAASMAQATALGTALAIHSSWNDRQLPNDIIDLKYYSAPYYAINLRV; encoded by the coding sequence ATGGACAAAATACCTGTCATCGCATTATTTGATATTGGGAAAACAAATAAAAAGATCTTTCTTTTTGATGAGCATTACCGGATCGTATTTGAAAAGTCTGAATGTTTACCAGAATCTGTGGATGAAGATGGGTTCCCTTGTGAGGATGTAAATAAGCTTCGTGACTTTGTTGTAAGCGGGCTGGATGAATTACTGAGGAAGCGTAAGTTCATGATCCGGGCCGTGAATATCAGTTCTTATGGTGCCAGCTTGGTTTATATAGATGACAAGGGTAACCCGATTGCACCGTTGTATAATTATCTGAAGCCATTTCCAAAAGCACTGGAAGGTCAATTTTATGATACGTATGGCGGTTGTGAAAAGGTAGCGCTTAAAACGGCCTCTCCGTGTTCGGGCAGCCTGAATTCAGGGTTGCAACTGTACCGGATTAAGTATGAACAGCCCGCATTGTTCGAAAACATTCATTATGCACTACATCTTCCTCAATATCTGAGCTCACTGATTACCGGGAAGTTTTATTCTGATATTACCAGCCTGGGCTGCCATACACAGTTATGGGACCTGGCTAAGGAAGATTATCATCAGTGGGTATACGCGGAAGGCCTGGATAAGAAATTAGCGCCTCTTTTCCCTTCAGATGAGATTGTGCAACCGGATACGGCTAAGTACAGTGTCTCTGCAGGTGTCGGATTGCATGACAGCTCGGCAGCCTTGATTCCTTATCTGTCTAACTTTAGTGAGCCCTTCGTCTTGATCTCCACCGGTACCTGGTGCATCAGTCTGAATCCATTCAATGACAGTCCATTAACCGAAAAGGAGATACAACAAAATTGTCTCTGTTATATCAGCTACAAGGGGACGGCGGTGAAGGCGTCCAGATTGTTTGCCGGGTATGAACATGAACAACAGTCGGGCCGTATCGCAGAGCATTTTCATATAGACATCGATGCATTAAGAAACGCGGAATATAACCGCGCGATTATCAATAAATTGAATACGTCGACTGTTTTCGAAACAGAAAGTTTTGCAGAAGTGCCACTGGAGAAGTTTGAAGACGGGATAGAGGCCTATCATGCGCTGATGATGTTTATCGTTTCAGAACAGTTCAACAGTACCTCCATTATTTTACAACGAGGTGTGACGAAAAAGATTTTTGTCGATGGCGGGTTTGGACGCAATACCATCTATATGAATCTGCTGGCCGCTGTCTTCCCGGAGATTGAGGTGTATGCAGCCTCCATGGCGCAGGCAACTGCACTGGGAACTGCCCTGGCGATACATTCGAGTTGGAATGACCGTCAGCTACCCAATGATATCATTGACCTGAAATATTATTCTGCACCTTATTATGCAATAAATCTAAGAGTCTGA
- a CDS encoding bifunctional aldolase/short-chain dehydrogenase encodes MSEVKTQFKHVSYLWDDDQAAKLAGDEVALLVYRSNLLGADLRLTNYGGGNTSCKAMAKDPLTGNEVEVMWVKGSGGDLGTMKRSGLAALYVDRLRALKNIYRGIEHEDEMVGLFNHCIYDLASKAPSIDTPLHGFLPFKHIDHLHPDAAIAIAAAKDGKKITQELFEGTIGWVDWQKPGFDLGLQLKQCLDENPGIRGIMLGSHGLFTWGDTAYESYINTLEVIERCADYIEEHIGKDKPVFGGQKIESLAKQQRLSQAAALAPVLRGFCSSERKMLGHFTDDDRVLQFINSNDLDRLAPLGTSCPDHFLRTKISPLVLNLAPDEDLSDVKAIKEKLQPLFVDYRKMYTEYYETCKHPNSPAIRDANPVVILYPGVGMFTFSKDKQTARVAAEFYINAINVMRGSEAISEYTSLPRQEAFNIEYWLLEEAKLQRMPKPKSLSGRIALITGSAGGIGKAIAKKFVEEGACVILNDVNEERLEGAVEEFKGLFGKDAVASTTLNVTDNQSIVAAFDATALAFGGVDIVVNNAGISISKSIEDHSIEEWDKLYDILVKGQFLVSKAAAVVLRKQDIGGDIVNIVSKNSVVAGPNNAGYGSAKAAQAHLTRLLAAELGKDKIRVNTVNPDAVIANSNIWAGGWAEGRAKAYGITVDELPAYYAKRTLLNEIILPEDIADACYAFVGGLLNKSTGNILNVDGGVAMAFVR; translated from the coding sequence ATGTCTGAAGTAAAAACACAATTTAAACACGTAAGCTACTTATGGGATGACGACCAGGCAGCGAAACTGGCTGGCGATGAAGTCGCATTGCTGGTTTATCGTTCTAATTTGTTAGGTGCCGATTTACGTCTCACTAATTATGGAGGAGGGAATACCTCCTGTAAAGCGATGGCAAAGGATCCTCTCACGGGAAATGAAGTAGAGGTCATGTGGGTAAAAGGAAGTGGCGGCGATCTGGGTACGATGAAAAGAAGCGGACTTGCAGCTTTATATGTTGACAGGTTAAGAGCGCTTAAGAATATTTACAGAGGAATTGAACATGAAGATGAAATGGTGGGTCTGTTTAATCACTGTATTTATGATCTGGCTAGCAAGGCACCTAGTATTGATACACCGTTACATGGGTTTTTACCATTTAAGCATATTGATCACCTGCACCCGGATGCTGCGATTGCCATCGCGGCAGCAAAAGATGGAAAGAAGATTACTCAGGAACTATTTGAAGGCACCATCGGCTGGGTTGACTGGCAGAAACCGGGATTTGATCTGGGTTTACAATTGAAGCAATGTCTGGATGAGAACCCTGGTATACGGGGGATTATGCTGGGATCCCATGGCCTGTTTACCTGGGGTGATACAGCCTATGAAAGCTATATCAATACGCTCGAGGTAATTGAACGTTGTGCAGACTATATTGAGGAGCATATTGGAAAAGATAAACCTGTATTTGGTGGTCAAAAGATAGAATCTCTGGCAAAACAACAGCGTCTGTCACAGGCGGCTGCTCTTGCGCCGGTTCTTAGAGGATTTTGTTCTTCCGAGCGGAAAATGTTGGGTCATTTTACGGATGATGACCGTGTTCTGCAATTTATCAACTCTAATGACCTGGACCGTTTAGCCCCTTTAGGTACCAGTTGCCCGGATCATTTCTTAAGAACTAAAATTTCACCTCTGGTGCTGAACCTGGCGCCTGATGAAGATCTGAGTGACGTCAAGGCCATAAAAGAAAAGCTGCAGCCTCTGTTTGTGGATTACCGGAAGATGTATACCGAGTATTACGAGACTTGCAAACATCCGAACAGCCCGGCGATCCGTGATGCCAATCCGGTTGTTATTCTCTACCCGGGGGTGGGAATGTTTACTTTCTCCAAAGATAAACAAACTGCTCGTGTCGCCGCAGAATTCTATATCAACGCGATCAATGTAATGCGCGGATCTGAAGCTATTTCAGAATACACTTCGCTACCCCGTCAGGAAGCGTTCAATATTGAATATTGGTTACTGGAAGAAGCGAAGTTGCAGCGCATGCCCAAGCCTAAATCTCTGAGTGGGAGAATTGCATTGATCACCGGCAGTGCAGGTGGAATTGGTAAAGCCATCGCGAAGAAATTTGTAGAAGAAGGTGCCTGCGTGATTTTAAATGATGTTAACGAAGAGCGACTGGAAGGTGCTGTAGAAGAATTTAAAGGATTATTTGGTAAGGACGCAGTTGCCTCTACTACTTTAAACGTCACCGATAATCAAAGTATCGTCGCTGCGTTTGACGCAACCGCTCTGGCATTTGGCGGTGTGGATATTGTTGTCAATAACGCAGGTATCAGCATTTCCAAATCCATCGAGGATCACTCCATTGAAGAGTGGGATAAGTTGTATGATATTTTAGTCAAAGGTCAATTCCTGGTTTCCAAGGCAGCCGCTGTCGTTTTGCGCAAGCAAGACATTGGCGGTGATATCGTCAATATCGTTTCCAAGAACTCGGTGGTCGCAGGCCCGAATAATGCGGGTTATGGCTCTGCAAAAGCAGCTCAGGCGCATCTGACCAGGCTTTTGGCAGCAGAACTCGGAAAAGATAAGATCCGGGTTAACACCGTGAATCCTGACGCAGTCATCGCTAACAGTAATATCTGGGCCGGCGGTTGGGCTGAAGGACGTGCAAAGGCTTATGGTATTACAGTAGATGAACTGCCTGCATATTATGCAAAAAGAACGCTTCTTAATGAAATCATTCTTCCCGAAGATATTGCCGATGCCTGTTATGCATTTGTTGGCGGTCTGTTGAATAAGTCAACAGGTAATATCCTGAATGTGGATGGTGGCGTAGCCATGGCTTTTGTTAGGTAA
- a CDS encoding glycosyl hydrolase, with translation MFKKSLGLAFVSFIALSTNAHAQLEWPVITQQAKPWARWWWEGSAVNEKDLSDVLHLYKDAGLGGLEITPIYGVKGEEADNILFLSKKWMQVFDYTLKEGKKLDLGMDLANATGWPFGGPWVTDADASKSMEFKQYTLQKGESIQEPITFIQKALVRGEHRPAVDISLIKDPISLNSSADLQKWALDQVRFPVKLPLICLMAYDEKGRQTDLTSLVDKTGHLNWKAPADGYRLYAVFQGLHGKMVERAAPGGEGFVIDHFSAAAVDHYLAHFDSAFNGDALDGLRGFFNDSYEVDDAAGEADFTPKLFGEFKAMHGYDLKQYLPLLLDKDNETEQASRVLSDYRETIGDLLLRHFTEKWQHWGKSKEKLIRNQSHGSPANILDLYAAVDIPETEGTDKLRFKFASSAANVTGKTLTSSESATWLKDHFLSSLADVKKAIDLYFLGGVNHIFYHGVAYSPVNAVWPGWLFYAAVHFQPTNPQWHNFSKLNEYIARCQSFLQNSEADNDVLQYFPIYDSYASRGRSLLKHYDGMKGFEGTAFKSNAEWMLNNGYSFDFISDRQIGQLSFDDDGIKTAGGHYQTILVSAVTYMPERTLEKILQLVRAGATVLVYDHLPESVNGLGRQAGRQKKFDNLIQSLRFATSKRGIQKASLGKGTVLLSNDLAALLAAGKIRKETISDQTGLQFIRRKQGNGHYYFIDNRSDSAFEGWVSLQAIKKGAASYALFSPMRHSSGIARTRDINGKKMVLLQLRPWESIIIQASTAPVRGAGYVYTEKLADPIPLKGTWKLSFKSGGPVLPKAVTMSQLQYWSTLSDTNALNFSGTADYTLEFKKPIPDNSAKWWRLDMGDVKENAEVFLNGQKLATLIGPDFTLDIDDNLLKKNNQITIRVSNLMANRIHYMDRSGLNYKMFYNINFPAHEAENRGRDGLFTTINWDVKPSGLTGPVTLTPIGPKP, from the coding sequence GTGTTTAAAAAAAGCCTGGGACTTGCTTTTGTTTCCTTTATAGCCTTGAGTACGAATGCTCATGCTCAATTGGAGTGGCCTGTTATTACCCAGCAGGCAAAGCCTTGGGCACGTTGGTGGTGGGAAGGTAGCGCCGTTAATGAAAAAGACCTTTCTGATGTTTTGCATCTCTACAAAGACGCAGGGCTGGGGGGCCTTGAAATAACGCCTATCTATGGGGTGAAAGGAGAAGAGGCAGATAATATTCTATTTCTCTCTAAAAAGTGGATGCAGGTTTTTGATTACACTTTGAAGGAGGGCAAAAAGCTGGATCTTGGAATGGACCTGGCAAATGCCACCGGATGGCCTTTTGGTGGCCCATGGGTAACAGATGCAGATGCCAGCAAATCCATGGAATTCAAACAGTATACACTGCAAAAAGGCGAAAGCATCCAAGAGCCGATTACCTTTATACAAAAGGCCTTGGTGCGTGGTGAACACAGGCCTGCGGTAGATATTTCATTGATAAAAGATCCTATTAGCCTCAATAGCAGTGCTGACCTCCAAAAATGGGCATTGGATCAGGTACGCTTTCCCGTAAAATTACCGCTGATCTGCCTGATGGCCTATGATGAGAAAGGCCGTCAGACGGACTTAACTTCTTTGGTAGATAAAACGGGCCATCTCAATTGGAAAGCGCCTGCTGACGGTTATAGGCTGTATGCGGTTTTTCAGGGGCTGCACGGAAAAATGGTAGAAAGAGCCGCACCCGGGGGAGAAGGCTTTGTAATTGATCATTTTTCCGCCGCCGCAGTAGACCATTATCTGGCGCATTTTGATTCAGCCTTTAATGGAGACGCATTAGATGGACTGCGCGGGTTTTTTAATGACTCTTATGAGGTGGACGATGCAGCTGGTGAAGCAGATTTTACGCCGAAGCTATTTGGTGAATTTAAAGCGATGCATGGCTACGATTTAAAGCAATATTTGCCCCTGTTACTGGATAAAGATAACGAGACTGAGCAGGCGTCGCGGGTGTTGTCCGATTACCGGGAAACCATCGGCGATCTGCTTTTAAGGCATTTTACGGAAAAATGGCAACATTGGGGAAAATCAAAAGAGAAGCTGATCCGCAATCAATCGCACGGTTCTCCGGCTAATATTCTGGATCTTTACGCAGCTGTAGATATTCCCGAAACCGAAGGGACAGATAAACTACGATTTAAGTTTGCTTCGTCTGCCGCAAATGTAACCGGAAAAACATTGACGTCCTCAGAATCTGCGACCTGGCTAAAAGATCATTTTCTTTCTTCTCTGGCGGATGTCAAAAAAGCAATTGACCTGTATTTCCTGGGCGGGGTTAACCATATATTTTATCATGGTGTGGCTTATTCTCCGGTGAACGCCGTCTGGCCGGGATGGTTATTCTATGCCGCCGTGCATTTTCAGCCGACCAACCCACAGTGGCATAACTTTTCTAAGCTTAATGAATATATCGCCCGCTGCCAGTCTTTTTTGCAAAACAGCGAGGCTGACAATGATGTGTTGCAGTATTTTCCGATTTATGATAGTTATGCGTCCAGAGGAAGATCATTATTAAAGCACTATGACGGTATGAAAGGCTTTGAGGGGACGGCGTTTAAAAGTAATGCGGAGTGGATGCTGAATAATGGATATAGTTTTGATTTTATATCGGATCGTCAGATCGGCCAACTGAGTTTTGACGATGATGGGATTAAAACTGCCGGAGGCCACTATCAAACCATCTTGGTTTCCGCAGTTACCTACATGCCGGAACGTACTTTAGAGAAGATCCTGCAACTGGTCAGAGCAGGTGCCACGGTACTGGTATATGATCATTTGCCTGAAAGCGTCAATGGGCTTGGCCGGCAGGCAGGCAGACAAAAGAAATTTGATAACCTGATTCAGTCGCTGCGTTTTGCTACTTCAAAGCGGGGTATTCAGAAAGCCTCGCTTGGGAAAGGAACGGTATTGCTGTCTAATGATCTTGCCGCTTTACTGGCGGCCGGGAAGATAAGAAAAGAGACCATCAGTGATCAGACAGGCCTTCAGTTTATTCGCAGAAAGCAGGGTAATGGTCATTATTACTTTATCGATAATCGTAGTGACAGTGCCTTTGAAGGCTGGGTAAGCTTGCAGGCAATTAAAAAAGGTGCAGCTTCTTATGCACTGTTTAGCCCTATGCGGCATAGTAGCGGGATAGCCCGTACCAGAGATATCAATGGCAAAAAAATGGTGCTGCTACAACTCCGGCCTTGGGAAAGTATTATTATTCAAGCGAGTACCGCCCCGGTCAGAGGGGCCGGATATGTCTATACAGAAAAGCTAGCTGACCCAATACCACTGAAAGGCACCTGGAAATTAAGCTTTAAATCGGGTGGGCCTGTCCTTCCTAAAGCTGTTACTATGAGTCAGTTACAGTACTGGTCGACCCTTTCTGATACCAACGCCCTTAACTTTTCAGGAACAGCAGATTATACACTCGAATTTAAAAAGCCGATTCCTGACAACTCGGCAAAATGGTGGCGTTTAGACATGGGTGATGTAAAAGAAAATGCGGAAGTCTTTTTAAATGGTCAGAAGCTGGCGACACTGATCGGCCCCGATTTTACCCTGGATATTGACGATAATCTACTGAAAAAGAATAACCAGATAACGATTCGGGTATCCAATCTCATGGCTAACAGAATCCACTATATGGATAGAAGCGGCCTCAATTATAAGATGTTTTATAATATCAACTTCCCGGCTCACGAAGCGGAAAACAGAGGCAGGGATGGGTTATTTACGACAATAAATTGGGATGTAAAGCCTTCGGGATTAACAGGCCCCGTCACCTTAACCCCAATTGGGCCCAAGCCCTAA
- a CDS encoding RagB/SusD family nutrient uptake outer membrane protein, with amino-acid sequence MKASKIYFTMLILCSLMFSCTKLNEDLYSELEDAGSVSKSVDDLLTSAYSTLNGPYQQDNRWALQEITTDEAMAPTRGGDWDDNGIHRALHLHLWNADNSYMANTFNGLGNAIFQGSNVLRFKPSVQQAAEAKFIRSLAMFDMLDLWDQVPYRESLESFKTPPSVLKGQEAIDFIIKDINDAMGALPDKTEAYVANKNAARVLLMKLYLNKGAFLNRQAPTFSKEDMNKVIALAKEITASGEYSVSAPGHYFDNFAPNNDKISTENIFTLYNENGVRGGSVDRTWNTVAHYNMLPGGWNGWCTLSDFYDKFQSSDERRGIYYDYPADTTSNRKKDYHRQNVGFFAGQQYNWTTNKPLMARNPSTAPLVFTPEVTLRTSGATLETAGIRPMKYAYDYSSTGQKNNDWVVYRYSDVLLMEAEAILRGGDGTAIEALALVNKIRINRGVLPLTALTLDNLLDERGRELYWEGWRRQDLIRFGKFLEAWQEKPADASANTLLFAIPAQQVASNPNLTQNPGF; translated from the coding sequence ATGAAAGCTTCAAAAATATATTTTACGATGCTCATTTTATGCAGCCTGATGTTTTCCTGTACCAAGCTCAATGAGGATCTGTATAGCGAACTAGAAGATGCGGGCAGTGTCTCCAAGTCGGTAGACGACCTGCTGACCAGCGCCTACTCCACCCTGAACGGGCCTTACCAACAGGATAACAGATGGGCACTCCAGGAAATAACAACCGATGAGGCGATGGCGCCAACCAGGGGGGGAGACTGGGATGATAATGGTATCCACAGGGCGCTTCATCTCCATTTATGGAATGCGGATAATTCCTATATGGCTAATACATTCAATGGCCTGGGAAACGCTATTTTCCAGGGGTCCAATGTGCTGCGTTTTAAACCTTCCGTTCAACAGGCCGCCGAGGCGAAATTTATCCGCTCCCTGGCCATGTTTGATATGCTGGATCTATGGGATCAGGTGCCATACCGGGAAAGCCTGGAATCTTTTAAAACACCTCCTTCCGTTTTGAAAGGTCAGGAGGCCATCGATTTTATCATTAAGGACATAAACGATGCAATGGGGGCCTTGCCTGACAAAACAGAAGCATATGTTGCCAATAAGAATGCAGCGAGGGTGCTTTTAATGAAACTCTATCTGAATAAGGGTGCTTTTCTCAACAGGCAGGCGCCGACATTTAGTAAGGAGGATATGAATAAAGTGATCGCACTTGCCAAGGAGATTACTGCCAGCGGGGAATACTCTGTTTCTGCGCCTGGCCATTATTTTGATAATTTTGCGCCTAACAATGATAAGATTTCCACTGAAAATATTTTTACGCTTTATAATGAAAATGGTGTAAGAGGAGGCAGCGTGGATAGAACCTGGAATACCGTTGCGCATTATAATATGTTACCTGGCGGATGGAATGGATGGTGCACACTTTCTGATTTTTACGATAAATTCCAAAGTAGTGATGAAAGAAGGGGCATCTATTATGACTATCCTGCAGATACCACTTCCAATCGTAAAAAAGACTATCATAGGCAGAACGTTGGCTTCTTTGCCGGCCAGCAGTATAACTGGACGACCAATAAGCCTTTAATGGCCAGAAATCCAAGTACGGCACCACTGGTTTTCACACCGGAAGTGACGCTAAGAACCTCCGGTGCCACGCTTGAAACGGCAGGAATCCGGCCTATGAAATATGCCTATGATTATAGCAGTACCGGGCAAAAGAATAATGATTGGGTTGTTTATCGATATTCAGATGTACTGTTAATGGAAGCAGAAGCTATTTTGAGAGGAGGAGATGGTACGGCTATTGAAGCGCTGGCATTGGTGAATAAGATCCGGATTAATCGAGGCGTTCTGCCGCTTACGGCTCTCACACTGGACAATTTGCTGGATGAACGCGGCCGCGAGCTCTATTGGGAAGGTTGGAGAAGACAGGATCTGATCCGTTTTGGTAAATTTCTGGAGGCCTGGCAGGAAAAGCCGGCTGACGCGAGCGCCAATACACTTTTATTTGCAATACCTGCACAACAGGTTGCCTCCAATCCGAATCTGACGCAGAATCCCGGATTCTAG
- a CDS encoding sugar isomerase, with translation MRIDKQQIASFNEGLLSEHTKRFDYISSYINDVDTVIEKLVAFQIGIPSWALGAGGTRFGRFHFGGAPSTLEEKIDDVGLLHALNRNSGSISLHIPWDIPADYAAIKKAAADNELKFDAVNSNTFQDQPDQPLSYKYGSLQNVDKATRKQAIQHNIEVIKHGVELGSKALTVWLADGSCFPGQLSFRRAFDNTLESLQEIYSALPEDWKVFVEYKAFEPNFYSTTVGDWGQSYLYASKLGKKAYTLVDLGHHLPNANIEQIVALLLNEGKLGGFHFNDSKYGDDDLTAGSIKPYQLFLIFNELVDGMDARGMNHASDLGWMIDASHNVKDPLEDLLQSVEAIMAAYAQALLVDKKALEDARNNSDVVRAQEILQNAFRTDVRPLVAEARRRAGGALQPLSLYRQLDVRAQLIKERGEDSKTTGL, from the coding sequence ATGCGTATAGATAAACAGCAAATTGCTTCCTTTAACGAAGGTTTGTTATCCGAACATACGAAACGTTTTGACTACATATCTTCATATATTAATGATGTCGATACGGTTATAGAGAAGTTAGTGGCTTTTCAGATTGGCATTCCAAGTTGGGCATTAGGTGCGGGCGGTACACGTTTTGGCCGGTTTCATTTTGGCGGCGCGCCCAGTACACTTGAAGAAAAAATTGATGATGTGGGCTTATTACATGCCCTCAACCGCAATAGTGGTTCCATCTCCTTACATATCCCCTGGGATATCCCTGCAGATTATGCTGCGATCAAGAAAGCGGCCGCAGATAATGAGCTGAAATTTGATGCGGTTAACTCCAATACGTTTCAAGATCAGCCTGATCAGCCTCTGAGTTATAAATACGGGTCACTGCAAAATGTGGACAAAGCCACTAGGAAGCAGGCTATTCAGCATAATATTGAAGTGATCAAGCATGGTGTGGAATTGGGATCTAAGGCATTAACGGTTTGGCTGGCGGATGGATCTTGCTTTCCCGGACAATTAAGTTTTAGGAGAGCCTTTGATAATACGCTGGAAAGCCTGCAGGAAATCTATAGTGCGCTTCCTGAAGATTGGAAGGTATTTGTTGAGTATAAAGCATTTGAGCCCAATTTTTATTCTACTACGGTAGGCGATTGGGGCCAATCTTATTTGTATGCCAGTAAATTAGGTAAGAAGGCATATACGCTGGTAGACTTGGGGCATCACTTACCTAATGCCAATATTGAACAGATTGTTGCTTTGTTACTAAATGAAGGTAAGTTAGGTGGTTTTCATTTTAACGATTCTAAATACGGGGATGATGATCTCACTGCCGGGAGCATTAAGCCTTATCAGCTTTTCCTTATTTTCAATGAATTGGTGGATGGTATGGATGCCCGCGGCATGAACCATGCAAGTGATCTCGGATGGATGATTGACGCTTCACATAACGTAAAAGATCCGCTGGAGGATCTGTTACAGTCTGTGGAGGCAATAATGGCCGCCTATGCGCAGGCTTTATTGGTTGATAAAAAGGCGCTGGAAGATGCCAGAAACAACAGCGATGTTGTCAGGGCCCAGGAGATCCTTCAGAATGCCTTCAGGACAGATGTCAGACCGCTCGTAGCGGAAGCAAGAAGAAGAGCAGGGGGTGCGTTACAACCACTATCTTTGTATCGGCAACTGGATGTAAGAGCGCAATTGATTAAAGAGAGAGGGGAAGATTCTAAAACAACCGGATTGTAA